A DNA window from Citrobacter tructae contains the following coding sequences:
- the araG gene encoding L-arabinose ABC transporter ATP-binding protein AraG: protein MQQSTPYLSFRGIGKTFPGVKALTDISFDCFAGQVHALMGENGAGKSTLLKILSGNYAPTTGSLVIRGQEVSFADTTTALNAGVAIIYQELHLVPEMTVAENIYLGQLPHKGGIVNRSLLNYEAGLQLKHLGMDIDPATPLKYLSIGQWQMVEIAKALARNAKIIAFDEPTSSLSAREIENLFRVIRELRNEGRIILYVSHRMEEIFALSDAITVFKDGQYVKTFTDMQQVDHEALVQAMVGRDLGDIYGWQSRPYGAERLRLHEVKAPGVRTPISLSVRSGEIVGLFGLVGAGRSELMKGLFGGTRITEGQVFIDDKPIDIRKPSHAIEAGMMLCPEDRKAEGIIPVHSVRNNINISARRKHVLGGCLINNSWEETNADHHIRSLNIKTPGAEQLIMNLSGGNQQKAILGRWLSEDMKVILLDEPTRGIDVGAKHEIYNVIYALAARGVAVLFASSDLPEVLGVADRIVVMREGEIAGVLLHEQADERQALSLAMPKVSQAVA, encoded by the coding sequence ATGCAACAGTCTACCCCGTATCTCTCATTTCGTGGCATTGGCAAAACCTTCCCTGGCGTTAAGGCGCTGACGGATATTAGTTTCGACTGCTTTGCCGGTCAGGTGCATGCACTGATGGGTGAAAATGGCGCCGGGAAATCAACATTATTAAAAATTCTCAGCGGTAACTATGCGCCAACGACGGGATCTTTGGTGATCCGTGGCCAGGAGGTTTCGTTTGCCGACACCACCACCGCGCTGAACGCCGGTGTCGCCATTATTTACCAGGAGCTACACCTGGTACCGGAAATGACCGTCGCCGAGAATATCTACTTAGGCCAGCTTCCCCACAAGGGCGGGATTGTGAACCGCTCGTTGTTGAATTACGAAGCTGGTTTGCAGTTAAAGCATCTGGGGATGGACATCGATCCGGCCACGCCGCTGAAATATCTCTCCATCGGTCAGTGGCAAATGGTGGAGATTGCAAAAGCGTTGGCGCGTAACGCCAAAATTATCGCTTTCGATGAACCTACCAGCTCTCTTTCCGCAAGGGAGATTGAAAATCTGTTCCGCGTCATTCGCGAATTGCGCAACGAGGGACGCATCATTTTGTATGTTTCGCACCGCATGGAAGAGATCTTCGCTCTCAGTGATGCCATTACCGTATTTAAAGATGGTCAGTACGTTAAGACGTTTACGGATATGCAGCAGGTTGATCACGAGGCGCTGGTTCAGGCCATGGTGGGGCGTGACCTTGGTGATATCTACGGCTGGCAATCCAGACCGTATGGTGCTGAACGTCTGCGCTTGCATGAAGTTAAAGCGCCAGGCGTGCGCACGCCGATCAGTTTATCGGTACGCAGCGGTGAAATCGTCGGGCTGTTTGGCCTGGTTGGGGCCGGTCGTAGCGAACTGATGAAAGGATTGTTTGGCGGGACGCGGATCACCGAAGGCCAGGTGTTTATTGATGATAAGCCGATTGATATCCGTAAACCCAGCCACGCGATTGAAGCAGGCATGATGCTGTGTCCGGAAGACCGCAAAGCTGAAGGGATTATTCCGGTCCATTCGGTGCGTAACAACATCAACATTAGCGCCCGGCGTAAGCATGTTCTGGGCGGATGCCTGATCAACAACAGCTGGGAAGAAACCAACGCTGACCATCATATCCGCTCACTCAACATTAAAACGCCGGGCGCAGAGCAACTGATCATGAACCTCTCCGGGGGAAATCAGCAGAAGGCGATTCTTGGCCGTTGGTTGTCGGAAGATATGAAGGTGATTTTGCTTGATGAGCCAACGCGCGGCATTGATGTGGGCGCGAAGCATGAAATTTATAACGTTATTTATGCCCTGGCGGCGCGCGGTGTTGCCGTGTTGTTTGCCTCCAGTGACCTGCCGGAAGTTCTCGGTGTCGCCGACCGTATCGTGGTGATGAGAGAAGGTGAAATTGCCGGTGTGTTGCTTCACGAACAGGCGGATGAGCGTCAGGCGTTGAGCCTTGCTATGCCTAAAGTCAGCCAGGCTGTAGCCTGA
- a CDS encoding arabinose ABC transporter substrate-binding protein — protein MHKFTKALAAIGLAAVMSQSAIAESMKLGFLVKQPEEPWFQTEWKFADKAGKDLGFEVIKIAVPDGEKTLNAIDSLAASGAKGFVICTPDPKLGPAIMAKARGYDMKVIAVDDQFANAKGKPMDTVPLVMMAATKIGERQGQELYKEMQKRGWDVKSSAVMAITANELDTARRRTSGSMEALKAAGFPEKQIYQVPTKSNDIPGAFDAANSMLVQHPEVKHWLIVGMNDNTVLGGVRATEGQGFKAPNVIGIGINGVDAISELSKGEATGFYGSLLPSPDVHGYKSSEMLYNWVTKGAEPPAFTEVTDVVLITRDNFKEELAKKGLGGK, from the coding sequence ATGCACAAATTCACTAAAGCGCTGGCAGCCATCGGTCTGGCTGCCGTTATGTCACAATCCGCTATCGCTGAATCCATGAAGCTCGGTTTCCTGGTCAAGCAGCCAGAGGAACCTTGGTTCCAGACTGAATGGAAATTTGCGGATAAAGCCGGTAAAGATCTTGGTTTTGAAGTGATTAAGATTGCTGTCCCAGATGGTGAGAAAACCCTGAATGCCATCGACAGCCTTGCGGCAAGTGGGGCGAAAGGGTTCGTTATTTGTACGCCGGACCCCAAACTCGGGCCTGCGATTATGGCTAAGGCGCGTGGCTACGACATGAAAGTAATCGCCGTTGATGACCAGTTTGCCAACGCCAAAGGTAAACCGATGGACACCGTGCCGCTGGTGATGATGGCGGCAACAAAAATTGGTGAGCGTCAGGGGCAGGAATTGTACAAAGAAATGCAAAAACGCGGTTGGGATGTGAAATCTTCCGCCGTGATGGCGATTACCGCTAACGAACTGGATACCGCGCGCCGTCGTACATCCGGCTCAATGGAAGCACTCAAAGCTGCGGGCTTCCCGGAAAAACAGATCTATCAGGTTCCCACCAAATCCAATGATATCCCCGGCGCATTTGACGCCGCGAACTCTATGCTGGTTCAGCATCCTGAAGTTAAACACTGGCTGATTGTCGGGATGAACGACAACACCGTACTGGGCGGCGTACGCGCGACTGAAGGGCAGGGCTTTAAAGCACCGAACGTGATTGGGATTGGCATTAACGGTGTCGATGCCATTAGCGAACTGTCTAAAGGCGAAGCGACCGGATTCTACGGCTCACTGCTGCCAAGCCCGGACGTACATGGCTACAAATCCAGTGAAATGCTCTACAACTGGGTGACGAAAGGCGCTGAGCCACCGGCATTTACTGAAGTGACGGATGTGGTGTTGATCACTCGCGATAACTTCAAAGAAGAGCTGGCGAAAAAAGGTTTAGGCGGCAAGTAA
- a CDS encoding non-heme ferritin-like protein: MAAVGIVHKLNTQMNLEFYASNLYLHLSEWCYEHSLTGTAMFLRTQAQSNVTQMMRVFNFMKSAGANPIVKAIDVPGNEMTCLEELFQKTLDEYQQRASTLSRLTNEAEALNDAPTVDFLHDLEKEQQQDGVLLQTILDEVRSAKRAGLCMAQTDKHLLNVVNYQQH, encoded by the coding sequence ATGGCTGCAGTTGGAATTGTTCATAAACTCAACACCCAAATGAACCTTGAGTTTTACGCATCAAACCTCTACCTTCACCTCAGCGAATGGTGCTATGAGCACAGTCTGACCGGCACCGCAATGTTTCTGCGCACCCAGGCACAGAGTAACGTCACGCAAATGATGCGCGTGTTTAATTTTATGAAAAGCGCGGGTGCCAACCCCATTGTCAAAGCCATCGACGTACCTGGCAATGAGATGACTTGCCTTGAAGAGTTATTTCAAAAAACGCTGGACGAATATCAACAGCGAGCCAGCACGCTGTCACGCTTAACGAACGAAGCGGAAGCATTGAACGATGCCCCAACCGTTGATTTTCTTCATGATCTGGAAAAAGAACAGCAGCAGGATGGCGTGCTGTTACAAACGATTCTTGATGAGGTGCGTAGTGCCAAACGCGCCGGGCTGTGCATGGCGCAAACGGATAAGCACCTGCTAAACGTGGTTAATTACCAGCAGCACTAA
- a CDS encoding DUF2766 family protein has product MSQTLNADQELLSDVVACQLVIKQILDVIDVIAPVEVREKMSSQLKSIDFSSHPAGADPVTMRAIQKAVALIELKFTPQSESH; this is encoded by the coding sequence ATGTCCCAAACACTGAATGCCGATCAGGAACTGCTCTCGGACGTTGTTGCCTGTCAGCTGGTTATCAAGCAAATTCTGGATGTCATTGATGTTATTGCCCCGGTAGAAGTGCGGGAGAAAATGTCCAGTCAGCTGAAAAGCATCGATTTTTCTAGTCATCCAGCGGGGGCCGATCCGGTGACGATGCGCGCAATTCAAAAAGCCGTTGCGTTGATCGAACTGAAATTCACCCCGCAGAGTGAGTCTCACTAA
- a CDS encoding MFS transporter yields MSNDLAVENKRGISPAALLVAGAFFMEFIDGTVIATALPDMAKSFGVPAVDLNIGISAYLITLAVLIPASGWIADRFGARKVFSLALVIFTLASILCGLATSLEGFVAMRILQGVGGALMVPVGRLAVLRTTPKHQLITAIATLTWPALVAPIIGPPLGGFITSYANWRWIFFINVPLGLLAITLALRFIPDIHDDERRPFDTPGFIATSVAMVSLVYAMELLGSQQPQGWLTAGLLTLGIITFLFALRHFRHAAWPMIRLDALRVPTFRVTMFGGSLFRASISAVPFLLPLMFQVGFGMNAFHAGSLVLAVFVGNLTIKPATTPLIRWLGFKKLLLINGALNVLALLACALITPQTPVWVILLVLYLGGVFRSIQFTGVSTLAFADVPAPQMSYANTLFSTATQLAVGLGISLAAIGIRIGDKVSEWLALDNIPGISFRLAFVAIAIICLTGMVDTLRLTRDAGSAVSNKNK; encoded by the coding sequence ATGAGTAACGATTTAGCGGTTGAGAATAAACGTGGCATCTCCCCGGCGGCCTTGCTCGTTGCCGGGGCTTTTTTTATGGAGTTTATCGATGGCACGGTCATCGCCACCGCCCTGCCCGATATGGCGAAAAGCTTTGGCGTGCCGGCAGTCGATCTGAACATTGGCATCAGCGCCTATCTGATCACCCTGGCGGTTCTGATTCCCGCCAGCGGCTGGATTGCCGATCGCTTCGGCGCGCGCAAGGTATTTAGCCTGGCGCTGGTCATCTTTACCCTTGCTTCAATACTATGCGGGTTAGCCACCAGCCTGGAAGGCTTTGTGGCAATGCGTATCTTACAGGGGGTGGGCGGCGCGTTGATGGTACCTGTCGGTCGCCTCGCGGTGCTGCGTACCACGCCAAAACACCAGTTAATTACCGCCATTGCTACTCTGACCTGGCCGGCATTAGTCGCTCCCATCATCGGCCCACCGCTCGGCGGGTTTATCACCAGCTACGCCAACTGGCGCTGGATTTTCTTTATTAATGTCCCGTTGGGATTACTGGCAATAACCCTGGCGTTACGCTTCATCCCCGACATTCATGACGACGAACGCCGTCCATTCGACACCCCCGGCTTTATTGCCACTTCTGTCGCCATGGTCAGCCTGGTGTATGCCATGGAGTTACTGGGATCGCAGCAACCGCAAGGCTGGTTGACTGCAGGGCTGCTCACGCTTGGGATAATCACCTTCCTGTTTGCCCTGCGCCATTTTCGCCATGCCGCCTGGCCGATGATTCGTCTGGATGCTCTACGTGTCCCCACCTTTCGCGTCACCATGTTCGGCGGATCGCTGTTTCGCGCGTCTATCAGCGCCGTTCCCTTTCTGCTGCCGTTAATGTTTCAGGTGGGGTTTGGCATGAACGCCTTTCATGCTGGCTCGCTGGTATTGGCAGTGTTTGTCGGCAATCTGACAATTAAACCCGCCACTACGCCGTTGATACGCTGGCTGGGCTTTAAGAAGTTGCTGTTGATAAACGGTGCGTTGAACGTGCTGGCGCTTCTGGCTTGCGCGTTGATTACCCCGCAAACGCCGGTGTGGGTTATTTTACTGGTGCTGTATCTGGGTGGCGTGTTCCGTTCGATCCAGTTTACCGGCGTCAGCACGCTGGCCTTCGCAGATGTCCCCGCACCGCAGATGAGCTATGCCAATACGCTGTTCAGCACGGCCACACAATTAGCGGTGGGGTTAGGGATTTCGCTGGCGGCAATTGGTATCAGAATTGGCGATAAGGTCAGCGAGTGGCTGGCGCTGGACAATATACCCGGCATTAGCTTCCGTCTGGCTTTTGTAGCAATTGCCATTATTTGCCTGACTGGCATGGTAGATACGCTACGACTGACCCGCGACGCGGGAAGTGCGGTGTCAAACAAGAACAAATAA
- a CDS encoding RpiB/LacA/LacB family sugar-phosphate isomerase, which translates to MKIALMMENSQASKNAIIHNELKAVADEKGFPVFNVGMSDENDHHLTYIHLGIMASILLNSKAVDFVVTGCGTGQGAMMSLNIHPGVVCGYCLDPADAFLFAQINNGNALSLAFAKGFGWGAELNVRYMFEKAFTGRNGEGYPPERKEPQVRNAGILNQVKEAVVKENYLDTLRAIDPELVKTAVSGPRFQQCFFENCQDKSIEAFVREMIG; encoded by the coding sequence ATGAAAATTGCATTGATGATGGAAAACAGCCAGGCGAGCAAAAACGCAATCATCCATAACGAGCTTAAAGCTGTCGCGGATGAGAAAGGTTTCCCGGTGTTTAACGTTGGAATGAGCGACGAAAATGACCATCATCTGACCTACATCCATCTCGGCATTATGGCCAGCATCCTGCTTAATTCTAAAGCGGTTGATTTTGTCGTCACCGGTTGCGGTACGGGCCAGGGTGCCATGATGTCGCTGAATATCCATCCGGGAGTGGTGTGCGGTTACTGCCTCGATCCGGCAGACGCCTTCCTGTTTGCTCAAATCAACAACGGCAATGCGCTCTCCCTGGCGTTTGCGAAAGGTTTCGGCTGGGGCGCAGAACTGAACGTGCGCTACATGTTCGAGAAAGCTTTCACAGGTCGTAACGGTGAAGGTTATCCGCCGGAGCGTAAAGAGCCGCAGGTGCGTAACGCCGGAATTCTGAATCAGGTTAAAGAAGCAGTCGTGAAAGAAAACTATCTCGATACCTTGCGCGCTATCGATCCTGAACTGGTGAAAACCGCCGTATCCGGCCCGCGTTTCCAGCAGTGTTTCTTTGAAAACTGCCAGGACAAATCTATCGAAGCGTTTGTCCGTGAGATGATTGGCTAA
- the yecR gene encoding YecR family lipoprotein encodes MKTLILTLLPLVLTGCTITKQAQISEASAVTGVVRLTYNQAMLQTARTDDYVAQGTATKACQQMGYASAMAFGQPVATCSIYAGSLCMNTKITLAWQCHGAVVAQAPSLNY; translated from the coding sequence ATGAAGACCCTTATCCTAACCCTTTTGCCGCTCGTGCTGACGGGATGCACTATCACTAAACAGGCACAGATCAGTGAAGCCAGCGCTGTCACCGGCGTGGTTCGTCTGACTTACAACCAGGCCATGCTGCAGACGGCACGTACCGATGATTATGTTGCCCAGGGTACGGCAACGAAGGCGTGTCAGCAGATGGGATACGCCAGCGCGATGGCGTTTGGTCAGCCGGTAGCCACCTGCAGCATTTATGCAGGCTCTCTGTGTATGAATACCAAAATCACGCTCGCCTGGCAGTGCCACGGTGCAGTTGTCGCACAAGCCCCTTCTTTAAATTATTAA
- the ftnA gene encoding non-heme ferritin — MLKTEMIDQLNEQMNLELYSSLLYQQMSAWCSYHSFEGAAAFLRRHAQEEMTHMQRLFDYLTDTGSLPCINTVPSPFAEYASLDELFRVTYEHEQLITQKINELAHAAMTHQDYPTFNFLQWYVAEQHEEEKLFKSVIDKLTLAGKSGEGLYFIDKELATLDTQN, encoded by the coding sequence ATGCTGAAAACAGAAATGATCGACCAACTGAATGAGCAAATGAACCTTGAATTATATTCATCCCTGCTCTACCAACAGATGAGTGCGTGGTGCAGCTATCACAGTTTCGAGGGTGCCGCCGCGTTTCTGCGCCGTCATGCGCAGGAAGAGATGACGCATATGCAGCGTTTGTTCGACTACCTGACCGATACCGGCAGCTTACCGTGCATTAATACCGTGCCGTCACCGTTTGCTGAATATGCTTCTCTGGATGAACTGTTCCGTGTCACCTATGAACACGAGCAGCTGATTACGCAGAAAATTAATGAACTGGCACACGCGGCAATGACCCATCAGGATTATCCAACCTTTAATTTCCTGCAGTGGTATGTTGCCGAGCAGCATGAAGAAGAGAAATTATTTAAATCAGTTATTGATAAATTAACGCTGGCAGGCAAAAGCGGTGAAGGTCTTTATTTCATCGATAAAGAACTGGCCACGCTTGATACGCAGAATTAA
- a CDS encoding YecH family metal-binding protein, producing MESIHGHEVLNMMIESGEQYSNASLEAAITARFGEQARFHTCSAEGMTAAELVAFLAAKGKFIAKDDGFSTHESKICRH from the coding sequence ATGGAATCTATTCACGGCCACGAAGTACTCAACATGATGATTGAGTCTGGTGAACAGTATTCAAATGCCAGCCTTGAGGCGGCGATTACGGCACGTTTTGGGGAGCAGGCACGTTTTCATACCTGTTCTGCGGAAGGCATGACGGCGGCTGAGTTGGTGGCATTTTTAGCGGCGAAGGGGAAGTTTATTGCCAAAGACGATGGCTTCTCTACACACGAAAGCAAGATCTGCCGTCATTAA
- the tyrP gene encoding tyrosine transporter TyrP, translating into MKNRTLGSVFIVAGTTIGAGMLAMPLAAAGVGFSVTLVLLVGLWALMCYTALLLLEVYQHVPADTGLGTLAKRYLGRYGQWVTGFSMMFLMYALTAAYISGAGELLASSISDWTGTSMSPTMGVLLFTFVAGGVVCVGTSLVDLFNRLLFSAKIIFLVVMLALLMPHVHKVNLLTLPLQQGLALSAIPVIFTSFGFHGSVPSIVSYMNGNIRKLRWVFISGSAIPLVAYIFWQLATLGSINSSTFMGLLADHAGLNGLLQALREVVASPHVELAVHLFADLALATSFLGVALGLFDYLADLFQRRNTAAGRMQTGVVTFLPPLAFALFYPRGFVMALGYAGVALAVLALLIPSMLVWQSRKHNPQATYRVAGGTPALALVFICGIVVIAVQFSIAAGLLPEVG; encoded by the coding sequence GTGAAGAATAGAACTCTGGGTAGTGTTTTTATCGTGGCGGGAACCACGATTGGTGCCGGTATGTTGGCGATGCCGCTGGCTGCAGCAGGCGTAGGATTTAGCGTCACGCTGGTGTTGTTGGTTGGGTTATGGGCACTAATGTGCTACACCGCGCTGTTGCTGCTGGAAGTGTATCAGCATGTGCCGGCCGACACAGGGCTCGGCACACTGGCGAAACGCTATCTCGGTCGATACGGACAGTGGGTTACTGGTTTTAGCATGATGTTTTTGATGTATGCACTCACAGCGGCGTATATCAGTGGCGCAGGTGAGCTGTTGGCCTCGAGCATCAGTGACTGGACTGGAACAAGCATGTCCCCAACGATGGGCGTGTTACTGTTCACCTTTGTTGCCGGGGGTGTGGTATGTGTAGGTACATCACTGGTTGATCTGTTCAACCGCCTGCTGTTTAGCGCCAAGATTATCTTCCTGGTCGTTATGCTGGCGTTGCTGATGCCACACGTCCATAAAGTCAATCTCCTCACTCTGCCGCTTCAGCAGGGACTGGCGCTTTCTGCCATTCCAGTTATCTTCACGTCATTCGGTTTTCACGGCAGCGTCCCCAGTATCGTCAGCTATATGAACGGGAATATCCGTAAATTACGCTGGGTATTTATTAGCGGCAGCGCCATCCCGCTGGTTGCCTATATATTCTGGCAACTGGCCACTCTTGGCAGCATTAACTCATCAACCTTTATGGGGCTGTTAGCTGACCATGCAGGCTTAAACGGTTTATTACAGGCGTTACGTGAAGTGGTGGCCTCACCGCACGTTGAGCTGGCTGTGCATCTGTTTGCCGACCTCGCGCTGGCAACGTCATTCCTTGGCGTGGCGCTGGGTCTATTTGATTATCTGGCCGATCTCTTCCAGCGTCGCAATACCGCAGCCGGAAGAATGCAGACCGGCGTGGTGACATTCCTGCCGCCACTGGCATTTGCTCTGTTCTACCCGCGTGGCTTTGTGATGGCGCTGGGATACGCAGGCGTGGCCCTCGCGGTGCTGGCGCTACTGATCCCGTCAATGCTGGTCTGGCAGAGCAGAAAACACAATCCTCAGGCAACGTATCGCGTAGCTGGTGGCACCCCGGCGCTGGCGCTGGTGTTTATATGCGGTATTGTGGTGATAGCGGTGCAGTTTTCTATTGCAGCAGGATTGTTGCCAGAAGTCGGGTAA
- a CDS encoding YecA family protein, with amino-acid sequence MKTGPLNESELEWLDDVLTKYNTEKAILDVSELDGLLTAVLSSPFEIEPEQWLVAIWGGAQYVPRWSSEKEMARFMNLAFQHMADTADRLDEFPEQFEPLFGLREIEGHELTIVEEWCFGYMRGVALSDWSALPDSLKPALEAIALHGTEENFEVVEKLTPEAFEESVEAIRLAALDLHAYWMAHPQEVPVKAPVKVDAKVGRNDPCPCGSGKKYKQCCLH; translated from the coding sequence ATGAAAACGGGACCATTAAACGAGAGCGAGCTGGAATGGCTGGATGATGTACTGACTAAGTACAATACGGAAAAGGCGATTCTGGATGTCTCAGAGCTGGACGGCTTACTGACGGCGGTACTCAGTTCACCGTTTGAAATTGAGCCGGAGCAGTGGCTGGTCGCTATATGGGGCGGCGCGCAGTATGTCCCTCGCTGGTCATCCGAAAAAGAAATGGCGCGTTTTATGAACCTGGCATTTCAACATATGGCCGATACCGCCGATCGCCTGGATGAATTTCCGGAGCAGTTTGAACCGCTGTTTGGCCTGCGTGAAATTGAAGGTCATGAGCTGACTATCGTAGAAGAGTGGTGCTTTGGCTATATGCGCGGCGTTGCGTTGTCCGACTGGTCCGCGTTACCGGATTCGTTAAAACCTGCTCTTGAGGCGATTGCGCTGCACGGAACAGAAGAGAACTTTGAGGTGGTGGAAAAACTGACCCCAGAGGCGTTTGAAGAGAGCGTTGAGGCTATCCGTCTGGCGGCGCTGGATCTGCATGCTTACTGGATGGCGCATCCGCAGGAAGTTCCGGTTAAGGCTCCGGTAAAAGTGGATGCCAAAGTAGGGCGCAACGATCCTTGCCCGTGCGGCAGCGGTAAAAAATATAAGCAGTGCTGTCTGCACTAA
- a CDS encoding heavy-metal-associated domain-containing protein, producing MKILTLLMCLSLPLWAQAANQKVVLDIQNMTCSLCVISVNQALRETDGVIKAKSSLKTRQAEAIVPQGFSTDTLLNAVAKTGYTATLNHIEQQ from the coding sequence ATGAAAATATTGACGCTGCTTATGTGTTTATCACTGCCGTTATGGGCGCAAGCAGCCAATCAAAAAGTGGTGCTGGATATACAAAATATGACCTGCTCGCTGTGCGTCATTTCGGTTAACCAAGCATTGCGTGAAACTGATGGCGTGATCAAAGCCAAATCTTCGCTTAAGACCCGTCAGGCTGAAGCCATCGTTCCGCAAGGTTTCTCGACCGATACGCTGCTCAATGCAGTAGCGAAAACCGGATATACGGCCACGCTGAACCATATTGAACAACAGTAA
- a CDS encoding mercuric transporter MerT family protein, with protein sequence MSQQNNAKGAGLTLLTAAAAAVTAGLCCVGPLLYLLFGISAAGFAVFTRVEFLRIPLMVLTIGLLLRVFWRLYFSKRLWCTGRLTLTQMRVLYWFALMLILPVLFYPTLVAWYYEVFE encoded by the coding sequence ATGTCGCAACAGAACAACGCTAAGGGCGCGGGACTCACTCTGCTGACGGCCGCTGCGGCTGCCGTCACCGCCGGTTTATGCTGCGTTGGCCCGCTGTTATATCTGTTGTTTGGTATTTCGGCGGCAGGTTTCGCTGTATTCACCCGCGTTGAGTTTTTACGTATTCCCCTGATGGTGCTGACGATAGGGTTATTATTGCGGGTGTTCTGGCGACTCTATTTTTCTAAAAGGCTCTGGTGCACAGGGCGGTTAACCCTGACGCAGATGCGCGTGCTGTACTGGTTCGCACTGATGCTGATTTTGCCAGTGTTATTCTACCCCACGCTGGTGGCCTGGTATTATGAGGTGTTTGAATGA